One Podospora pseudopauciseta strain CBS 411.78 chromosome 5 map unlocalized CBS411.78m_5, whole genome shotgun sequence DNA window includes the following coding sequences:
- a CDS encoding uncharacterized protein (EggNog:ENOG503P0JE; COG:C): MVTITPTSSLAGDVLLFEVPAPRDEKWIAQLQERYPGLEIRWHTSELTMMPKPLPDEVYDGVTLLVGFMPHPAEKLPKVRYVQLMSAGADRWITNDLYKNPNVTFCTANGTHAPQIAEWVIGTWLMANHQFLSYAEQQKKATWNRQPSLHIEDSPGLRMGILGYGAIGRHCARLGQALGMEVYAYTRSEKATPEARKDDSYVVPGTGDPAGLIPAKWYHGSSKESINEFLAQDLDLLVISLPLTDATKYIISKEQFDILAKKKTFVSNIARGQHINTDDLIEALKEGKIRGAALDVADPEPLTDGHPLWSAPNVFITPHVSWQTPHLFQRIQAVVERNLEGLSGQKPTLINVMNKTHGY; the protein is encoded by the exons ATGGTAACCATTACCCCCACAAGCTCCCTAGCCGGAGACGTTCTCCTCTTTGAGGTGCCAGCGCCACGGGACGAGAAATGGATCGCTCAACTCCAGGAACGATACCCCGGGCTGGAGATTCGGTGGCACACGTCTGAGTTGACCATGATGCCAAAGCCCCTACCGGATGAGGTGTACGACGGAGTTACTTTGTTGGTCGGGTTCATGCCTCACCCAGCCGAAAAGCTGCCCAAAGTCAGATATGTCCAGCTCATGTCTGCCGGAGCCGACAGGTGGATCACCAACGACCTCTACAAAAACCCCAATGTCACCTTCTGCACCGCAAATGGGACCCACGC GCCCCAAATCGCAGAATGGGTCATTGGCACCTGGCTCATGGCAAACCACCAATTCCTCAGCTACGCCGAGCAACAAAAGAAGGCTACCTGGAACCGTCAGCCATCCCTCCACATTGAAGACTCGCCCGGCCTACGGATGGGAATCCTGGGGTACGGTGCCATTGGCAGGCACTGCGCGCGGCTAGGCCAGGCTCTCGGAATGGAAGTCTACGCCTACACCCGCAGCGAAAAAGCCACGCCCGAGGCAAGAAAGGATGACAGCTACGTTGTCCCCGGAACAGGAGACCCCGCCGGTCTGATCCCGGCCAAATGGTATCACGGCTCCTCCAAGGAGTCAATCAACGAGTTCCTCGCCCAGGACCTTGATCTGCTGGTCATCAGCCTGCCTCTCACAGACGCGACCAAGTACATCATCAGCAAAGAACAGTTTGATATtttggccaagaagaagacgttTGTGTCAAATATTGCCCGGGGTCAGCATATCAACACGGATGATTTGATTGAAGCCTTAAAGGAAGGGAAGATCAGGGGTGCGGCACTAGATGTGGCGGACCCTGAGCCGCTTACAGACGGCCACCCGCTTTGGAGCGCGCCCAATGTGTTTATCACGCCTCATGTCAGCTGGCAGACACCCCATCTGTTCCAGCGCATCCAGGCGGTTGTTGAGAGGAacttggaggggttgagcGGGCAGAAACCGACGTTGATCAATGTCATGAACAAAACGCACGGGTATTGA